Proteins encoded within one genomic window of Bradyrhizobium sp. 186:
- a CDS encoding IS91 family transposase, with translation MSRPVLEVADIFRDHGAAWRRANVGHVSLDQMKVMSAIERCRTAALGGHVARCEDCPHTVIAYNSCRNRHCPKCQGTAAKEWLAAREADLLPVPYFHVVFTLPAAIADIAYQNKAVIYDILFTTSAETMTTIAADPKHLGARIGITSVLHTWGSALTHHPHVHMIVPGGGISIDGTRWVPCRTDFILPVKVLSCLFRGLFLAKLVAAHRAGRLKFFGVHARLDNIRAFKAYLAPLRKIDGVVYAKRPFGGPRAVLAYLSRYTHRVAISNRRLIAADHTGVTFRWKNYRIEGPGRYQTMTLSTREFIRRFLMHVLPGGFHRIRHYGLLASGSRAANIARARELLAVPIRSEQQNASEAPAADEPRMLPRPCPCCGGRMFVIETFARGSEPKHRPTPTPAAIRIDTS, from the coding sequence ATGTCTCGCCCGGTGCTGGAGGTCGCGGATATCTTCCGCGACCACGGAGCGGCGTGGCGTCGTGCCAATGTCGGTCACGTCAGCCTCGACCAGATGAAGGTGATGTCGGCCATCGAGCGCTGCCGCACGGCGGCGCTCGGCGGCCATGTGGCGCGCTGCGAAGATTGCCCGCACACGGTCATCGCTTACAACAGCTGTCGTAATCGCCATTGTCCGAAGTGTCAGGGCACCGCTGCCAAGGAATGGCTCGCCGCGCGCGAGGCCGATCTGTTGCCGGTGCCGTACTTTCATGTGGTGTTCACGCTGCCGGCCGCCATCGCGGACATCGCCTATCAGAACAAGGCCGTGATCTACGACATCCTGTTCACGACCTCGGCCGAGACCATGACTACCATCGCGGCCGATCCCAAGCACCTCGGCGCCCGCATCGGCATCACCTCGGTGCTTCACACCTGGGGCTCGGCGCTGACGCATCATCCCCATGTCCACATGATCGTGCCGGGCGGCGGCATCTCCATTGATGGCACGCGGTGGGTACCGTGCAGGACAGACTTTATCCTGCCCGTGAAGGTTCTCTCGTGCCTGTTCCGGGGATTGTTCCTGGCCAAGCTCGTCGCCGCCCACCGGGCCGGACGTCTCAAGTTTTTCGGCGTCCACGCCCGCCTCGATAACATCAGAGCCTTCAAGGCGTATCTGGCGCCGCTGCGCAAGATCGATGGGGTGGTCTATGCCAAGCGGCCATTCGGCGGCCCCAGGGCCGTGCTCGCCTATCTGTCGCGCTACACCCACCGGGTCGCCATCTCCAATCGCCGCCTGATCGCGGCCGACCACACCGGCGTCACCTTCCGGTGGAAGAATTACCGGATCGAGGGGCCTGGCCGCTATCAGACCATGACGCTGTCGACCCGCGAGTTCATCCGACGCTTCCTGATGCACGTGCTGCCCGGGGGCTTCCACCGCATCCGGCACTACGGACTGCTGGCCAGTGGCAGCCGCGCCGCCAACATCGCGCGGGCGCGCGAACTGCTCGCCGTGCCGATCCGCTCCGAACAGCAAAATGCCTCAGAGGCCCCAGCGGCCGACGAACCCCGCATGCTGCCACGACCGTGCCCCTGCTGCGGCGGACGCATGTTCGTCATCGAGACCTTCGCGCGCGGCAGCGAGCCAAAGCACCGACCCACGCCCACGCCGGCCGCGATCAGGATCGACACCTCATGA
- the oxlT gene encoding oxalate/formate MFS antiporter has protein sequence MTSTTTTSPPYPSAQAKAGYRWVQLILGVVCMVAAANIQYAWTLFVPEIQKTFGWQRAGIQIAFTIFVLVQTWLTPFEGYLIDRFGPRIIVLIGGFFTGLAWIIDSYAASLTGYYVAAAVGGIGVGCVYASCVNNAIKWFPDRRGLAVGFTAGAYGAGSALTIIPIANMIANGAFQAAFFWYGLIQGIIIMLASLTMRAPQAGETRPSTIVPQSRRDYTLLEAAKTPVFYLLFVMFTMTVTGGLMAVAQLGPMSQDLGVKDLKVDLYFFALAALPFALLLDRIMNGISRPLFGVISDYIGRENAMFVAFMLEGLGITALATFGGNPWAFVFLSGVVFLAWGEVYSLFSATSGDAFGTKNIGSIYGVLYCSKGVASLLVPIGNLITEATGTWSTVLYTVSGMDILAALCAVVLLKPVLRRHVANA, from the coding sequence ATGACCTCAACAACAACGACCTCTCCGCCGTATCCTAGCGCGCAAGCCAAAGCCGGCTACCGCTGGGTGCAGCTCATTCTCGGCGTCGTCTGTATGGTCGCCGCCGCGAACATCCAATATGCCTGGACGCTGTTCGTGCCGGAAATCCAGAAGACGTTCGGCTGGCAGCGCGCCGGGATCCAGATCGCGTTCACGATCTTCGTGCTCGTGCAAACCTGGCTTACGCCATTCGAGGGCTATCTGATCGACCGCTTCGGCCCGCGCATCATCGTACTCATCGGCGGCTTCTTCACCGGACTGGCATGGATCATCGATTCCTACGCCGCCTCGCTCACGGGCTACTATGTCGCCGCCGCGGTCGGGGGCATTGGCGTGGGCTGCGTGTATGCGAGCTGCGTCAACAACGCGATCAAATGGTTTCCGGATCGCCGCGGACTTGCGGTTGGCTTCACGGCGGGGGCCTACGGTGCAGGATCCGCTCTCACTATCATTCCGATCGCCAACATGATCGCCAATGGCGCCTTCCAGGCCGCCTTCTTCTGGTACGGCTTGATCCAGGGTATCATTATCATGCTCGCCTCGCTCACGATGCGGGCGCCGCAAGCGGGCGAAACGCGACCCTCGACGATCGTTCCTCAAAGCCGACGCGATTACACGTTGCTCGAAGCCGCCAAGACGCCGGTCTTTTATCTATTGTTCGTGATGTTCACGATGACAGTGACCGGCGGCCTCATGGCGGTCGCGCAGCTTGGGCCGATGTCGCAGGATCTCGGGGTCAAGGATCTCAAGGTCGATCTGTACTTCTTCGCCCTCGCCGCGCTGCCCTTCGCGCTGCTGCTTGATCGCATCATGAACGGGATCTCGCGACCGCTGTTCGGCGTTATCTCCGATTATATCGGGCGCGAGAATGCGATGTTCGTGGCCTTCATGCTGGAAGGGCTCGGTATCACCGCGCTCGCCACGTTCGGCGGTAATCCGTGGGCTTTCGTCTTCCTGAGCGGTGTTGTCTTCCTTGCCTGGGGTGAGGTCTACAGCCTGTTCAGCGCTACCTCGGGGGATGCCTTCGGCACGAAGAATATCGGCAGCATCTACGGCGTGCTCTATTGCTCGAAAGGCGTCGCCTCTCTGCTCGTCCCGATCGGCAATCTCATCACGGAGGCGACCGGCACCTGGTCCACCGTTCTTTACACGGTATCCGGGATGGACATTCTGGCGGCGTTGTGTGCCGTGGTGCTGCTCAAGCCGGTGCTGCGGCGTCACGTCGCGAATGCTTGA
- a CDS encoding IS110 family transposase has product MAKQNDLSRCLVTFEQDATVIAVIEIGQSSWLVAGIVPGLERNPLKKLSPDQDALLQLLHRWQKEAVQAGRTIKRIVVAYEAGRDGFWLARWLRAREIEAYVIHPSSVPVSREHRRAKTDRLDTELLKRAFLGWLRGEPKHCSMAAIPTLVDEDAKRPGRERQSLVGERTRIINRLKANLARLGIRSFRPNLAQASNRLEALRTPEGSAVPANTQAEMQRDMNHLRFIKQQIKEIETSRAKRLAAAPNEQRHAMVRLLARVVGVGIDTADMLVQEVFSRNMRDRKALARYAGLTGAPDESGKKRRERGLAKAGNARVRRGMIELAWGHLVHQKDSALTAWYRKRTSDARGGTRKTMIVALARKLLIALWRLVTTGETPAGLLLRPAA; this is encoded by the coding sequence ATGGCGAAGCAGAACGACCTGAGCAGATGCCTTGTCACATTTGAACAAGACGCGACAGTGATCGCCGTAATCGAGATCGGCCAGTCGAGTTGGCTGGTCGCCGGTATTGTGCCCGGTCTCGAACGCAATCCTTTGAAGAAGCTCAGCCCAGACCAGGATGCGCTTCTGCAGCTTCTGCATCGTTGGCAGAAGGAAGCGGTGCAGGCTGGACGCACGATCAAACGGATCGTCGTCGCCTATGAGGCCGGCCGCGACGGCTTCTGGTTAGCACGCTGGCTGCGAGCGCGAGAGATCGAGGCCTACGTAATCCACCCGTCGAGCGTCCCGGTGTCGCGCGAGCACCGGCGGGCGAAGACAGATCGGCTTGACACTGAGCTGCTCAAACGCGCCTTTCTTGGCTGGCTGCGCGGCGAACCCAAGCATTGCAGCATGGCGGCGATCCCAACCCTCGTGGACGAGGATGCAAAACGGCCGGGCCGCGAGCGCCAGAGCTTGGTCGGGGAACGCACACGCATTATCAATCGCCTGAAGGCCAACCTCGCCCGCCTCGGCATTCGCAGCTTCCGGCCAAACCTGGCTCAGGCATCGAATCGGCTGGAGGCCTTGCGCACGCCGGAGGGCTCGGCCGTTCCAGCGAACACACAGGCCGAAATGCAGCGCGACATGAACCACCTGCGCTTCATCAAGCAGCAGATCAAGGAGATCGAGACGAGCCGTGCCAAACGCCTGGCGGCAGCGCCCAACGAGCAACGCCATGCCATGGTACGCCTGCTCGCGCGGGTCGTCGGCGTCGGCATTGATACCGCGGACATGCTCGTGCAGGAGGTGTTCTCGCGCAACATGCGGGACCGTAAAGCCCTCGCGCGCTATGCCGGCCTGACCGGCGCCCCCGACGAGAGCGGCAAAAAACGACGCGAGCGAGGGCTTGCCAAAGCGGGCAATGCCCGCGTGCGCCGCGGGATGATCGAGCTCGCCTGGGGTCATCTGGTACACCAGAAGGACAGCGCACTGACCGCGTGGTATCGGAAGCGAACTTCCGACGCCCGCGGCGGCACGCGCAAGACGATGATCGTGGCGCTCGCGCGCAAGCTTCTCATTGCGCTGTGGCGGCTCGTGACAACCGGCGAAACGCCGGCAGGTCTGCTGCTGCGACCGGCCGCATAA
- a CDS encoding recombinase family protein encodes MTKITTEHLARNACVYIRQSTADQLAHNHESRRRQYGLVDRAKQLGWSNVEVIDDDLGRSGGGIARPGFERLLATICDGRVGAVLAIEASRLARNGRDWHTLIEFCGLVGTLIVDEDGIYDPRHPNDRLLLGMKGTMSELELSMFRHRSQEALKQKARRGALVLGVAAGYVKIGRDRIEKNPDKRVQDALQLVFTKFAELQSARQVHIWLREEGIELPVKSRQGEAHGVVWRLPAYNIVHNILTNPIYAGAYAFGRTTSRVSVKGGRKHVRRGVQKPMAEWDVLIKDHHAAYITWDEFEHNLEVIANNATGMSSALARGAARKGELLLPGLLRCGHCGRKLHVHYSGKIGRYNCYGARTNHGAARCISISGLSIDAAISNEVLRVLKPLGAEAALKAIKAQSSTTTAAERQLELSLQQARYEAAHARRQYDAVDPANRLVAGELERRWNEALQAVAKLEGEIAALIARRPPPFGEPERQQLVALGADLERAWLHPAATAATRKRILRAALTEIVVRRDGAIIHAVLHWQGGDHTQLQVKQRLNAAGRHNPRIPDDTIALVRELARLMPDRQIARLLNRAGVETGHGNAWTQERVCGFRNHHDIAVFRDGEWAERGEITLEAAAKLIGVCNMTALRMLRRGDIKGRQACVGAPWVIRAEDLAGFAKGKRRKPPLTQNATQRVLDFQ; translated from the coding sequence ATGACCAAAATCACGACTGAGCATCTCGCCCGCAACGCCTGCGTCTACATCCGGCAATCGACAGCAGACCAGCTCGCGCATAATCATGAGAGCCGACGGCGCCAATACGGCCTCGTCGATCGCGCCAAGCAGCTTGGCTGGAGCAACGTCGAAGTCATCGACGACGACCTCGGCCGGTCCGGCGGCGGCATCGCGCGTCCCGGCTTCGAGCGGCTGCTTGCAACGATCTGCGACGGCCGTGTCGGCGCTGTGCTCGCGATCGAGGCGTCGCGTCTTGCCCGTAATGGCCGCGACTGGCATACGCTGATCGAGTTCTGTGGATTGGTCGGCACGCTCATCGTCGACGAGGACGGAATCTACGATCCTCGCCATCCCAACGATCGGCTGCTGCTTGGCATGAAGGGCACGATGAGCGAGCTTGAACTCTCGATGTTCCGCCACCGCTCGCAGGAAGCGCTGAAGCAGAAGGCGCGCCGCGGCGCGCTGGTCCTCGGTGTCGCCGCCGGCTATGTGAAGATCGGTCGCGATCGCATAGAGAAGAATCCGGACAAACGCGTGCAGGACGCCCTGCAGCTGGTCTTCACCAAGTTCGCCGAGCTGCAAAGTGCTAGACAGGTGCACATCTGGCTGAGAGAGGAGGGCATCGAGCTGCCGGTCAAGTCGCGCCAAGGAGAGGCGCACGGCGTCGTGTGGCGACTGCCGGCCTACAACATCGTGCACAACATCCTGACCAATCCGATCTATGCAGGTGCCTACGCGTTCGGGCGCACGACGAGCCGTGTGAGTGTCAAAGGTGGACGCAAGCATGTCCGGCGTGGTGTGCAAAAGCCCATGGCGGAATGGGATGTCTTGATCAAGGATCACCACGCGGCCTACATCACCTGGGACGAGTTCGAGCACAACCTCGAGGTGATCGCCAACAATGCGACCGGCATGAGCAGCGCACTCGCTCGCGGAGCAGCTCGTAAAGGCGAGTTGCTGCTGCCCGGACTGCTGCGATGCGGCCACTGCGGCCGCAAGCTCCATGTGCACTACAGCGGCAAGATCGGCCGCTACAATTGCTACGGTGCGCGTACGAACCACGGTGCCGCGCGCTGCATTTCGATCAGCGGCTTGAGCATCGACGCAGCGATCAGTAACGAGGTCCTGCGCGTGCTGAAGCCGCTCGGCGCCGAGGCAGCACTCAAAGCGATCAAGGCGCAATCGAGCACGACGACCGCGGCCGAGCGCCAGCTGGAGCTGTCGCTGCAGCAGGCGCGCTACGAAGCCGCGCACGCGCGCCGACAGTACGACGCCGTCGACCCGGCAAACCGGCTGGTCGCCGGCGAGCTGGAGCGCCGCTGGAACGAGGCATTGCAGGCTGTCGCAAAGCTTGAAGGAGAGATCGCCGCCCTGATTGCGCGCCGTCCGCCGCCGTTCGGTGAGCCGGAGCGCCAGCAATTGGTGGCGCTCGGTGCTGATCTGGAGCGCGCCTGGTTGCATCCCGCTGCAACCGCCGCAACGCGCAAGCGTATCCTTCGCGCGGCACTCACGGAGATCGTCGTGCGCAGGGACGGCGCAATCATCCATGCGGTCCTGCACTGGCAAGGCGGCGATCATACCCAACTGCAAGTCAAACAGCGACTGAATGCGGCCGGCCGGCACAATCCACGCATCCCCGACGACACGATCGCACTCGTGCGTGAGCTGGCGCGGCTGATGCCCGATCGGCAGATCGCGCGCCTGCTCAATCGCGCTGGCGTGGAGACCGGGCACGGCAATGCCTGGACGCAAGAGCGCGTGTGCGGCTTCCGCAATCACCACGACATCGCCGTCTTCCGCGACGGCGAGTGGGCGGAGCGCGGCGAAATTACGCTCGAAGCGGCAGCAAAACTCATCGGCGTCTGCAACATGACGGCCTTGCGTATGCTCCGCCGCGGCGACATCAAAGGCCGACAAGCTTGCGTGGGCGCGCCTTGGGTGATCAGGGCCGAGGACTTGGCAGGTTTCGCCAAGGGAAAGCGTCGGAAGCCTCCGCTAACACAAAATGCCACGCAGCGGGTCCTTGACTTTCAATGA
- a CDS encoding tyrosine-type recombinase/integrase: MTGLRFLFRVTLRRLDLAAEIYHLREPQKIPLVMSQDETRRLLAVASSLKVRVLLSLGYGCGLRAGEVVRLKVKHIDSAQRIIRVEQSKSRKDRNVMLSPDTLDLLRQWWKTRPPSYDSTTPVAERWLFPGRKPGKPVTTRQLNRLFHEAADAAGIRKGVTLHALRHSFATHLLERGTDIRVIQALLGRATYCPRTTG, from the coding sequence ATGACCGGGTTGCGGTTCTTGTTTCGCGTGACGTTGCGGCGACTGGATCTTGCGGCCGAGATTTATCACCTCCGTGAGCCGCAGAAGATTCCGCTGGTGATGAGCCAGGACGAGACCCGGCGCCTGCTCGCGGTCGCGAGTAGCCTCAAGGTGCGCGTGCTGCTCAGTCTCGGCTATGGCTGCGGCCTGCGCGCCGGCGAGGTGGTCAGGCTGAAGGTCAAGCACATCGATAGCGCGCAGAGGATCATTCGGGTCGAGCAGTCCAAGAGCCGCAAGGACCGCAATGTCATGCTGTCGCCCGACACGCTCGACCTGCTGCGCCAATGGTGGAAGACGCGCCCGCCGAGTTACGATTCCACAACGCCCGTGGCGGAACGCTGGCTGTTTCCCGGCCGCAAGCCCGGTAAGCCGGTGACAACCCGCCAACTCAACCGCCTGTTCCATGAGGCGGCCGATGCGGCCGGAATCCGCAAGGGCGTAACGCTCCATGCGCTTCGACACTCCTTTGCCACCCATCTCCTTGAACGTGGCACCGATATTCGCGTCATCCAGGCGCTGCTCGGAAGGGCGACATACTGCCCGCGAACAACAGGCTGA